A genomic stretch from Microcebus murinus isolate Inina chromosome 19, M.murinus_Inina_mat1.0, whole genome shotgun sequence includes:
- the TRIM56 gene encoding E3 ubiquitin-protein ligase TRIM56 isoform X1 — MVSHGSSPSLLEALSSDFLACKICLEQLRTPKTLPCLHTYCQDCLAQLAEGGHVRCPECRETVPVPPTGVAAFKTNFFVNGLLDLVKARACGDLRAGKPACALCPLVGGTSAGGPATARCLDCADDLCQACADGHRCTRQTHTHRVVDLVGYRAGWYDEEARERQAAQCPQHPGEALRFLCQPCSQLLCRECRLGPHLDHPCLPLAEAVRARRPGLEELLAGVDSNLVELEAARMVEKEALVRLREQAARVGTQVEEAAERVLRALLAQKQEVLGQLRAHVEAAEEAARERLAELEGHEQVARAAAAFAHRVLSLGREAEILSLEGAIAQRLRQLQGCPWTPGPAPCLLPQLELHPGLLDKNCHLLWLSFEAQQSQVDSEKDGAGAQGGDEAQSQTEGAAKAEAQNGVRPQGRDGAQTPKEDRAQTPRDDGTQTPEKDRAQMPHEEGEGQHQKGGMCNKKRKVKGRFKSISREPSPAAGLNLEGSGLLPRPIFSCSFPTRMPGDKRSPRITGLCPFGPREILVADEQNRALKRFSLNGDYKGNVPVPEGCSPCSVAALQGAVAFSAGARLYLISPNGKVQWRRALSLSQASHAVAALPSGDRVAVSVAGHVEVYNMEGSLATRFIPGGKANRGLRALVFLTTSPQGNFVGSDWQQNSVVVCDGLGQVIGEYRGPGLHGCQPGSVSVDKKGYIFLTLREVNKVVILDPKGSLIGDFLTAYHGLEKPRVTTMVDGRYLVVSLSNGTIHVFRVRSLDS; from the coding sequence ATGGTGTCCCATGGATCATCACCCTCCCTGCTGGAGGCCCTGAGCAGTGACTTCCTGGCCTGTAAAATCTGCCTGGAGCAGTTGCGGACACCCAAGACACTGCCCTGTCTGCACACCTACTGCCAGGACTGCCTGGCCCAGCTGGCCGAGGGCGGCCATGTCCGCTGCCCTGAGTGCCGTGAGACTGTGCCCGTGCCACCCACGGGCGTGGCCGCCTTCAAGACCAACTTCTTTGTCAATGGGCTGCTGGACCTGGTGAAGGCCCGGGCCTGTGGAGACCTGCGTGCAGGGAAGCCAGCCTGTGCCCTGTGTCCCCTGGTGGGGGGCACCAGTGCCGGGGGGCCAGCCACAGCCCGGTGCCTGGACTGTGCCGATGACTTGTGCCAGGCCTGTGCCGACGGGCACCGCTGCACCCGCCAGACCCACACCCACCGGGTGGTGGACCTGGTGGGCTACAGGGCGGGGTGGTACGATGAGGAGGCCCGGGAGCGCCAGGCAGCCCAGTGCCCCCAGCACCCCGGGGAGGCGCTGCGCTTCCTGTgccagccctgctcccagctgCTGTGCCGAGAGTGCCGCCTGGGCCCCCACCTGGaccacccctgcctgcccctggccGAGGCCGTGCGTGCCCGGAGGCCTGGCCTAGAGGAGCTGCTGGCAGGTGTGGACAGCAACCTGGTGGAGCTGGAGGCAGCCCGGATGGTGGAGAAGGAAGCACTGGTCCGGCTGCGGGAGCAGGCAGCCCGGGTGGGGACACAGGTGGAGGAAGCCGCCGAGCGGGTCCTCCGGGCCCTCCTGGCCCAGAAGCAGGAGGTGCTGGGGCAGCTACGGGCCCACGTGGAGGCTGCCGAGGAGGCAGCTCGGGAAAGGCTGGCGGAGCTCGAGGGCCACGAACAGGTGGCCAGGGCGGCAGCGGCCTTCGCCCACCGGGTGCTCAGCCTGGGTCGAGAGGCTGAGATCCTCTCCCTGGAAGGGGCGATTGCCCAGAGGCTGCGGCAGCTGCAGGGGTGCCCCTGGACACCTGGGCCAGCCCCCTGCCTGCTGCCCCAGCTGGAGCTCCATCCCGGGCTCCTGGACAAGAACTGCCACCTGCTTTGGCTCTCCTTTGAGGCACAGCAGTCCCAGGTTGACAGTGAGAAAGATGGAGCTGGTGCCCAGGGGGGCGATGAGGCGCAGAGCCAGACAGAGGGTGCGGCCAAGGCCGAGGCACAGAATGGAGTGCGGCCCCAGGGCAGGGATGGAGCGCAGACCCCAAAAGAGGACAGGGCCCAGACTCCCCGAGATGATGGAACCCAGACCCCTGAAAAGGACAGAGCCCAGATGCCCCATGAGGAAGGAGAAGGCCAGCACCAGAAGGGCGGCATGTGCAACAAGAAGAGAAAGGTCAAAGGCAGGTTCAAGTCAATTTCCCgggagcccagcccagcagccGGGCTGAACCTGGAGGGCTCTGGCCTCCTTCCCAGGCCCATCTTTTCCTGCAGCTTCCCCACGCGGATGCCTGGAGACAAGCGGTCCCCCCGGATCACTGGACTCTGTCCCTTTGGCCCCCGGGAGATCCTGGTGGCAGATGAGCAGAACCGGGCGCTGAAACGCTTCTCCCTCAATGGCGACTACAAGGGCAACGTGCCAGTCCCTGAGGGCTGCTCCCCCTGCAGTGTGGCCGCCCTGCAGGGCGCCGTGGCCTTCTCAGCTGGCGCAAGGCTCTACCTCATCAGCCCTAATGGCAAGGTGCAGTGGCGCCGGGCCCTGAGCCTCTCCCAGGCCAGCCACGCCGTGGCTGCACTGCCGAGTGGGGACCGTGTGGCCGTCAGCGTGGCAGGCCACGTGGAGGTGTACAACATGGAGGGCAGCTTGGCCACTCGGTTCATCCCTGGGGGCAAGGCCAACCGGGGCCTGCGGGCATTGGTGTTCCTGACCACCAGCCCCCAGGGCAATTTCGTGGGGTCGGATTGGCAGCAGAATAGCGTGGTGGTCTGTGACGGGCTGGGCCAGGTGATTGGAGAATACAGGGGCCCAGGCCTGCACGGCTGCCAGCCGGGCTCCGTGTCCGTGGATAAGAAGGGCTACATCTTTCTGACCCTTCGGGAGGTCAACAAGGTGGTGATCCTGGACCCGAAGGGGTCACTTATTGGAGACTTCCTAACAGCCTACCACGGCCTGGAAAAGCCCCGGGTGACCACCATGGTGGACGGCAGGTACCTGGTTGTGTCCCTCAGTAACGGGACCATCCACGTCTTTCGGGTCCGGTCTCTTGACAGCTAA
- the TRIM56 gene encoding E3 ubiquitin-protein ligase TRIM56 isoform X2, which yields MVSHGSSPSLLEALSSDFLACKICLEQLRTPKTLPCLHTYCQDCLAQLAEGGHVRCPECRETVPVPPTGVAAFKTNFFVNGLLDLVKARACGDLRAGKPACALCPLVGGTSAGGPATARCLDCADDLCQACADGHRCTRQTHTHRVVDLVGYRAGWYDEEARERQAAQCPQHPGEALRFLCQPCSQLLCRECRLGPHLDHPCLPLAEAVRARRPGLEELLAGVDSNLVELEAARMVEKEALVRLREQAARVGTQVEEAAERVLRALLAQKQEVLGQLRAHVEAAEEAARERLAELEGHEQVARAAAAFAHRVLSLGREAEILSLEGAIAQRLRQLQGCPWTPGPAPCLLPQLELHPGLLDKNCHLLWLSFEAQQSQVDSEKDGAGAQGGDEAQSQTEGAAKAEAQNGVRPQGRDGAQTPKEDRAQTPRDDGTQTPEKDRAQMPHEEGEGQHQKGGMCNKKRKVKGRFKSISREPSPAAGLNLEGSGLLPRPIFSCSFPTRMPGDKRSPRITGLCPFGPREILVADEQNRALKRFSLNGDYKGNVPVPEGCSPCSVAALQGAVAFSAGARLYLISPNGKVQWRRALSLSQASHAVAALPSGDRVAVSVAGHVEVYNMEGSLATRFIPGGKANRGLRALVFLTTSPQGNFVGSDWQQNSVVVCDGLGQVIGEYRGPGLHGCQPGSVSVDKKGYIFLTLREVNKVVILDPKGSLIGDFLTAYHGLEKPRVTTMVDGRATIAGGSQ from the exons ATGGTGTCCCATGGATCATCACCCTCCCTGCTGGAGGCCCTGAGCAGTGACTTCCTGGCCTGTAAAATCTGCCTGGAGCAGTTGCGGACACCCAAGACACTGCCCTGTCTGCACACCTACTGCCAGGACTGCCTGGCCCAGCTGGCCGAGGGCGGCCATGTCCGCTGCCCTGAGTGCCGTGAGACTGTGCCCGTGCCACCCACGGGCGTGGCCGCCTTCAAGACCAACTTCTTTGTCAATGGGCTGCTGGACCTGGTGAAGGCCCGGGCCTGTGGAGACCTGCGTGCAGGGAAGCCAGCCTGTGCCCTGTGTCCCCTGGTGGGGGGCACCAGTGCCGGGGGGCCAGCCACAGCCCGGTGCCTGGACTGTGCCGATGACTTGTGCCAGGCCTGTGCCGACGGGCACCGCTGCACCCGCCAGACCCACACCCACCGGGTGGTGGACCTGGTGGGCTACAGGGCGGGGTGGTACGATGAGGAGGCCCGGGAGCGCCAGGCAGCCCAGTGCCCCCAGCACCCCGGGGAGGCGCTGCGCTTCCTGTgccagccctgctcccagctgCTGTGCCGAGAGTGCCGCCTGGGCCCCCACCTGGaccacccctgcctgcccctggccGAGGCCGTGCGTGCCCGGAGGCCTGGCCTAGAGGAGCTGCTGGCAGGTGTGGACAGCAACCTGGTGGAGCTGGAGGCAGCCCGGATGGTGGAGAAGGAAGCACTGGTCCGGCTGCGGGAGCAGGCAGCCCGGGTGGGGACACAGGTGGAGGAAGCCGCCGAGCGGGTCCTCCGGGCCCTCCTGGCCCAGAAGCAGGAGGTGCTGGGGCAGCTACGGGCCCACGTGGAGGCTGCCGAGGAGGCAGCTCGGGAAAGGCTGGCGGAGCTCGAGGGCCACGAACAGGTGGCCAGGGCGGCAGCGGCCTTCGCCCACCGGGTGCTCAGCCTGGGTCGAGAGGCTGAGATCCTCTCCCTGGAAGGGGCGATTGCCCAGAGGCTGCGGCAGCTGCAGGGGTGCCCCTGGACACCTGGGCCAGCCCCCTGCCTGCTGCCCCAGCTGGAGCTCCATCCCGGGCTCCTGGACAAGAACTGCCACCTGCTTTGGCTCTCCTTTGAGGCACAGCAGTCCCAGGTTGACAGTGAGAAAGATGGAGCTGGTGCCCAGGGGGGCGATGAGGCGCAGAGCCAGACAGAGGGTGCGGCCAAGGCCGAGGCACAGAATGGAGTGCGGCCCCAGGGCAGGGATGGAGCGCAGACCCCAAAAGAGGACAGGGCCCAGACTCCCCGAGATGATGGAACCCAGACCCCTGAAAAGGACAGAGCCCAGATGCCCCATGAGGAAGGAGAAGGCCAGCACCAGAAGGGCGGCATGTGCAACAAGAAGAGAAAGGTCAAAGGCAGGTTCAAGTCAATTTCCCgggagcccagcccagcagccGGGCTGAACCTGGAGGGCTCTGGCCTCCTTCCCAGGCCCATCTTTTCCTGCAGCTTCCCCACGCGGATGCCTGGAGACAAGCGGTCCCCCCGGATCACTGGACTCTGTCCCTTTGGCCCCCGGGAGATCCTGGTGGCAGATGAGCAGAACCGGGCGCTGAAACGCTTCTCCCTCAATGGCGACTACAAGGGCAACGTGCCAGTCCCTGAGGGCTGCTCCCCCTGCAGTGTGGCCGCCCTGCAGGGCGCCGTGGCCTTCTCAGCTGGCGCAAGGCTCTACCTCATCAGCCCTAATGGCAAGGTGCAGTGGCGCCGGGCCCTGAGCCTCTCCCAGGCCAGCCACGCCGTGGCTGCACTGCCGAGTGGGGACCGTGTGGCCGTCAGCGTGGCAGGCCACGTGGAGGTGTACAACATGGAGGGCAGCTTGGCCACTCGGTTCATCCCTGGGGGCAAGGCCAACCGGGGCCTGCGGGCATTGGTGTTCCTGACCACCAGCCCCCAGGGCAATTTCGTGGGGTCGGATTGGCAGCAGAATAGCGTGGTGGTCTGTGACGGGCTGGGCCAGGTGATTGGAGAATACAGGGGCCCAGGCCTGCACGGCTGCCAGCCGGGCTCCGTGTCCGTGGATAAGAAGGGCTACATCTTTCTGACCCTTCGGGAGGTCAACAAGGTGGTGATCCTGGACCCGAAGGGGTCACTTATTGGAGACTTCCTAACAGCCTACCACGGCCTGGAAAAGCCCCGGGTGACCACCATGGTGGACGGCAG GGCCACGATTGCTGGGGGAAGCCAGTGA